From Candidatus Aramenus sp. CH1, the proteins below share one genomic window:
- a CDS encoding FAD-binding oxidoreductase: MEMGKVKERLVKEGIIVSSNEVIVREKSRDWSFVSPRLSHLSSKVADLVVFPRTEEEVVKVVEVALEEHVPLVPRGAGYGTVGGAIPLNGGIVVDMSSMNRIEFHEGYVEAEAGAPFSFNARVYPTIWSKATVGGYFCGGSWGIGSYQYGPNWDQVVEVRMVNPKGKVVTLRGGDVKVAAHAEGTTGIVTRLKVLTRENVKDVAKLITFDTLRDASKFVERVYEEALPVYHMTMRSPEMGKTTEKVVGFYTGKWELLVVHQEGEASVEGLDGSPLWNKRNTFFAAVYVNMKSVKKDLYYAQYHIPIEELEEKVQKVSEFKPIIEAEFASDWKAHTYFLTESPQIFLEVEKTLGTSSFNLHDIRIDGRLPRDHLHRIKTYKKAYDKEELFNPGKVSL, translated from the coding sequence ATGGAGATGGGGAAAGTCAAGGAGAGACTGGTTAAGGAAGGGATAATCGTCTCGTCGAACGAGGTGATTGTGAGGGAGAAGTCGAGGGACTGGAGCTTTGTCTCCCCAAGGCTCTCGCACCTGTCGTCGAAGGTCGCTGACCTAGTGGTGTTTCCGAGAACAGAGGAGGAAGTGGTCAAGGTAGTTGAGGTGGCGTTGGAGGAACACGTGCCTCTAGTACCTAGGGGAGCAGGATACGGAACTGTTGGAGGGGCAATCCCATTAAATGGAGGGATCGTCGTAGACATGTCGTCAATGAATAGGATCGAGTTCCACGAAGGTTACGTGGAGGCAGAGGCTGGTGCGCCCTTTTCGTTTAACGCGAGGGTATACCCAACGATATGGTCTAAGGCAACCGTAGGGGGCTACTTCTGCGGAGGTTCCTGGGGAATAGGTTCCTACCAGTACGGGCCCAACTGGGACCAGGTCGTCGAGGTTAGGATGGTCAACCCAAAGGGAAAGGTGGTGACGTTGAGGGGAGGGGACGTTAAGGTAGCTGCCCACGCCGAGGGGACGACAGGGATAGTGACTAGGCTCAAGGTCCTCACAAGGGAGAACGTAAAGGACGTAGCAAAGTTGATCACGTTTGACACCCTGAGGGACGCGAGTAAGTTCGTCGAGAGGGTCTACGAGGAGGCGCTCCCGGTGTACCACATGACTATGAGGTCGCCGGAGATGGGGAAGACAACCGAGAAGGTAGTGGGGTTCTACACTGGGAAGTGGGAGCTGTTAGTAGTCCACCAGGAGGGCGAAGCTAGCGTGGAGGGCCTCGACGGCTCTCCCCTTTGGAACAAGAGGAACACGTTCTTCGCCGCGGTCTACGTAAACATGAAGAGCGTGAAAAAGGACTTGTACTACGCCCAGTACCACATACCCATCGAGGAACTGGAGGAAAAGGTGCAGAAGGTCTCGGAGTTCAAACCAATAATAGAGGCAGAGTTCGCCAGCGACTGGAAGGCCCACACGTACTTCCTCACGGAGTCTCCCCAGATTTTCCTTGAAGTGGAGAAGACCCTAGGTACCTCCAGCTTCAATCTACACGACATAAGGATAGACGGCAGGCTTCCAAGGGATCACCTCCACAGGATAAAGACGTACAAGAAGGCGTACGACAAGGAGGAGCTATTCAACCCAGGCAAGGTATCTTTATAA
- a CDS encoding FAD-binding oxidoreductase — MELLDVLSREFEVVKDRELLAKYSVDYGYLSPEISRLAKMPLAVVKVRKENDVEKLMELVNEYHFPVVERGKGTNTLGGAMPIKEGSVVVDLSEFKGFEKRGGELVSKPGTEFDEVGIHDLPVVPTSYYMASIGGFVTGGSLGFGSLRNGAVWDNVVGLEVYTPKGRFNLEGEDTYSVVQSAGTTGIVTKVRIKLVRRGRISVKKMRFSSFEEALNRALELVDEAEFVSVRNYAFAKEISDEPWGKWNVIAGLEDEEGEFSFKDVITTFAGAYFTVVSKKQVSYQSYDLPISSLEKVKDLDCMMDAELSRSRGRVFSHTYFLGCGRVEVLGRRFNLHSIKVNHRVEEDRLKKIVEFKRVVDPDDLLNPGKVDF, encoded by the coding sequence ATGGAGCTCTTGGACGTCTTGAGTAGGGAGTTCGAGGTGGTTAAAGACAGAGAGTTGCTGGCAAAGTATTCGGTAGACTACGGCTACCTCTCGCCAGAGATCTCGAGGCTGGCGAAGATGCCCCTGGCGGTGGTAAAGGTAAGGAAGGAGAATGACGTGGAGAAGTTGATGGAGTTGGTTAACGAGTATCACTTCCCGGTAGTAGAGCGTGGCAAGGGCACAAACACGCTGGGGGGCGCAATGCCCATCAAGGAGGGCTCCGTGGTTGTGGACCTGAGCGAATTTAAGGGCTTCGAGAAGAGGGGCGGAGAGCTTGTCTCTAAGCCAGGGACAGAGTTCGACGAAGTTGGAATACACGACCTCCCGGTTGTTCCAACTAGCTATTACATGGCGTCAATAGGCGGTTTCGTCACTGGGGGCTCACTTGGTTTCGGTTCCTTGAGGAACGGTGCAGTGTGGGACAACGTTGTTGGGCTAGAGGTCTACACGCCCAAGGGGAGGTTCAACTTGGAGGGGGAGGACACTTACTCTGTAGTCCAGTCAGCCGGCACTACGGGGATAGTGACAAAGGTTAGGATCAAGTTGGTGAGGAGGGGGAGGATATCTGTGAAGAAGATGAGGTTCTCCAGCTTTGAGGAGGCGCTGAACAGGGCGTTGGAGCTAGTGGACGAGGCGGAGTTCGTGAGCGTTAGGAACTACGCCTTTGCTAAGGAGATCTCAGATGAGCCTTGGGGGAAGTGGAACGTGATAGCCGGGCTAGAGGACGAGGAAGGGGAGTTCTCCTTCAAGGATGTTATCACCACTTTTGCCGGGGCCTACTTCACCGTGGTAAGCAAGAAACAGGTGTCCTATCAGTCCTATGACCTGCCAATTTCCTCTCTGGAGAAAGTCAAGGACCTTGACTGCATGATGGACGCTGAGCTCTCCAGGAGCAGGGGTAGGGTCTTCTCTCACACGTACTTTCTGGGCTGTGGAAGAGTTGAGGTATTGGGGAGAAGGTTCAACCTCCACTCCATAAAGGTCAATCACAGGGTAGAGGAGGACAGGCTGAAGAAGATCGTGGAGTTCAAGAGGGTGGTAGACCCAGACGACCTGCTCAACCCGGGAAAGGTGGACTTTTGA